One Echeneis naucrates chromosome 16, fEcheNa1.1, whole genome shotgun sequence DNA window includes the following coding sequences:
- the eps8l2 gene encoding epidermal growth factor receptor kinase substrate 8-like protein 2 isoform X2: MSALGSPSREANGVARSDSKFSAKALYEQRKKYSNSNFIMHETSQYHVEHLSTFIMDKTESIVTVDDAIKKLALLDSKDKIWTQEMLLQVTDKAVMLLDADTEEELENFPLSTIHLCQTVLNQTRYTSVLLLVCQDKEQHKPDIHFFHCDEVEAEMVHADIDSAIGDNKHGKKMRLQTLKVNQEKMKHHRETILPPSASASKGPPVAPKGRVAATNSHERQPLGQSDTESHEKLAQRIEKDVQILNCALDDIEIFVSRLQKAAEAFSQLNQRNKSKKNKKKGPAEGMLTLRAKPPSEADFIDSLQKLKLALNLLAKLKKHIQNPNASELVHFLFGPLELVLQTCGGPDLPRSIISPHLSKDTVEFLRGHLSPKELTIFELLGDGWTKPRAEWPRDQCAPPYYPKFGNGWEPPAEFFRTAPWETEGPTGPLGPPTSPDYRKHSADDYYGTHSSSSSNESYNGKTHNRRYAKIRYHFVARNANELSVLQDEILEVLEDDKQWWKLRNRSGQAGYVPFNILDVVKIEEPESNYSQQGYRTSPPGTLSPRESFNKGIHKDKMMDEVNSELLMMITANKTQPTARKFRVERPSGSQVPLTFDSNPEQVTAWLSAKGFSKQTVECLGILTGAQLFSLNKDELKAVCGDEGGRVYCQVTVQKTQLEKTNESSELQEIMKRRQERIDSESKD, from the exons ATGAGTGCGCTGGGATCTCCGTCGAGGGAAGCCAA TGGAGTGGCCAGATCGGACAGCAAATTCAGCGCCAAGGCCCTCTATG AGCAGCGGAAGAAATATTCCAACTCAAATTTTATTATGCATGAGACATCGCAGTATCATGTTGAG catcTCTCCACATTCATTATGGACAAGACAGAGTCCATTGTCACAGTAGATGATGCCATTAAGAAACTGGCTCTTCTGGACTCAAAGGACAAAATATGGACACAGGAGATGCTTCTCCAGGTCACGGATAAGGCAGTCATGCTGCTGGATGCAGATACAGAG GAGGAATTGGAGAACTTTCCTCTCTCCACTATCCACTTGTGCCAGACAGTGCTGAATCAGACACGCTACACCTCTGTGCTACTGCTTGTGTGTCAGGACAAGGAGCAGCACAAGCCTGACATTCACTTCTTTCACTGCGATGAGGTGGAG GCTGAGATGGTTCATGCAGATATAGACAGTGCCATTGGGGACAACAAGCATGGGAAGAAAATGAGGCTTCAGACTCTGAA GGTGAACCAGGAGAAAATGAAGCATCACAGAGAAACCATCCTTCCaccctcagcctcagcctccaaAGGCCCCCCAGTTGCTCCAAAGGGACGAGTGGCTGCCACAAACTCACATG aGAGACAACCACTGGGACAAAGTGATACAGAGTCACATGAGAAGTTGGCCCAGCGCATTGAGAAAGATGTG caAATCCTCAACTGTGCCCTGGACGACATAGAAATCTTTGTTTCACGGTTGCAAAAGGCAGCAGAGGCCTTTTCCCAACTCAACCAGCGCAACAAGAGtaagaagaataagaagaaaggACCAGCAG AGGGCATGTTAACGCTACGAGCCAAGCCCCCCTCCGAAGCAGACTTCATTGATAGCCTGCAGAAACTGAAGCTGGCTTTGAACCTCTTG GCCAAACTCAAGAAACATATACAGAATCCAAACGCCTCTGAGCTGGTTCACTTTCTCTTCGGCCCACTGGAACTG GTGCTGCAGACCTGTGGTGGTCCTGACCTGCCGCGCTCAATCATCTCTCCTCACCTTTCCAAAGACACGGTTGAATTTCTGCGGGGACACCTCTCCCCTAAAGAGTTGACCATCTTTGAGCTGCTGGGGGACGGATGGACCAAACCCAG AGCCGAGTGGCCCAGAGATCAGTGCGCTCCTCCTTATTACCCAAAGTTTGGTAATGGCTGGGAGCCGCCAGCAGAGTTCTTCAGGACAGCCCCTTGGGAGACAGAGGGACCCACGGGGCCACTGGGACCCCCAACCAGCCCTGATTACAGGAAACACTCAGCAGACGAT TATTATGGAACTCATTCCTCAAGCTCATCAAACGA GTCATACAACGGGAAGACACACAACCGCAGATATGCCAAAATTCGCTACCACTTTGTGGCGCGTAATGCCAACGAGCTGTCAGTACTGCAGGATGAAATCCTTGAG GTGTTAGAGGATGACAAACAGTGGTGGAAACTAAGGAATCGCAGCGGCCAGGCCGGCTATGTCCCATTTAACATCCTGGATGTGGTGAAGATAGAGGAGCCAGAGAGCAACTACAGTCAG CAAGGCTATAGGACGTCACCTCCTGGGACCCTGAGCCCCAGGGAGAGTTTCAACAAGGGGATACATAAAGACAAAA tgatGGATGAGGTGAACAGTGAGTTATTGATGATGATCACTGCTAACAAAACCCAACCAACTGCCAGGAAGTTCCGTGTGGAGCGCCCATCTGGCAGCCAAGTACCGCTCACCTTCGACTCCAACCCAGAGCAGGTGACTGCATGGCTCAGCGCTAAAGGTTTCTCAAAACA AACGGTTGAATGTTTGGGGATCCTGACAGGAGCCCAGCTGTTTTCCCTCAACAAAGATGAACTGAAGGCAGTGTGTGGAGACGAAGGTGGTCGTGTCTACTGTCAAGTCACTGTACAGAAAACACAGCTCGAG aAGACCAATgaaagttcagagctgcaggagatcATGAAACGGAGACAGGAAAGAATCGATTCTGAGAGCAAAGACTGA
- the eps8l2 gene encoding epidermal growth factor receptor kinase substrate 8-like protein 2 isoform X3 — protein MEWPDRTANSAPRPSMHLSTFIMDKTESIVTVDDAIKKLALLDSKDKIWTQEMLLQVTDKAVMLLDADTEEELENFPLSTIHLCQTVLNQTRYTSVLLLVCQDKEQHKPDIHFFHCDEVEAEMVHADIDSAIGDNKHGKKMRLQTLKVNQEKMKHHRETILPPSASASKGPPVAPKGRVAATNSHERQPLGQSDTESHEKLAQRIEKDVQILNCALDDIEIFVSRLQKAAEAFSQLNQRNKSKKNKKKGPAEGMLTLRAKPPSEADFIDSLQKLKLALNLLAKLKKHIQNPNASELVHFLFGPLELVLQTCGGPDLPRSIISPHLSKDTVEFLRGHLSPKELTIFELLGDGWTKPRAEWPRDQCAPPYYPKFGNGWEPPAEFFRTAPWETEGPTGPLGPPTSPDYRKHSADDYYGTHSSSSSNESYNGKTHNRRYAKIRYHFVARNANELSVLQDEILEVLEDDKQWWKLRNRSGQAGYVPFNILDVVKIEEPESNYSQQGYRTSPPGTLSPRESFNKGIHKDKMMDEVNSELLMMITANKTQPTARKFRVERPSGSQVPLTFDSNPEQVTAWLSAKGFSKQTVECLGILTGAQLFSLNKDELKAVCGDEGGRVYCQVTVQKTQLEKTNESSELQEIMKRRQERIDSESKD, from the exons A TGGAGTGGCCAGATCGGACAGCAAATTCAGCGCCAAGGCCCTCTATG catcTCTCCACATTCATTATGGACAAGACAGAGTCCATTGTCACAGTAGATGATGCCATTAAGAAACTGGCTCTTCTGGACTCAAAGGACAAAATATGGACACAGGAGATGCTTCTCCAGGTCACGGATAAGGCAGTCATGCTGCTGGATGCAGATACAGAG GAGGAATTGGAGAACTTTCCTCTCTCCACTATCCACTTGTGCCAGACAGTGCTGAATCAGACACGCTACACCTCTGTGCTACTGCTTGTGTGTCAGGACAAGGAGCAGCACAAGCCTGACATTCACTTCTTTCACTGCGATGAGGTGGAG GCTGAGATGGTTCATGCAGATATAGACAGTGCCATTGGGGACAACAAGCATGGGAAGAAAATGAGGCTTCAGACTCTGAA GGTGAACCAGGAGAAAATGAAGCATCACAGAGAAACCATCCTTCCaccctcagcctcagcctccaaAGGCCCCCCAGTTGCTCCAAAGGGACGAGTGGCTGCCACAAACTCACATG aGAGACAACCACTGGGACAAAGTGATACAGAGTCACATGAGAAGTTGGCCCAGCGCATTGAGAAAGATGTG caAATCCTCAACTGTGCCCTGGACGACATAGAAATCTTTGTTTCACGGTTGCAAAAGGCAGCAGAGGCCTTTTCCCAACTCAACCAGCGCAACAAGAGtaagaagaataagaagaaaggACCAGCAG AGGGCATGTTAACGCTACGAGCCAAGCCCCCCTCCGAAGCAGACTTCATTGATAGCCTGCAGAAACTGAAGCTGGCTTTGAACCTCTTG GCCAAACTCAAGAAACATATACAGAATCCAAACGCCTCTGAGCTGGTTCACTTTCTCTTCGGCCCACTGGAACTG GTGCTGCAGACCTGTGGTGGTCCTGACCTGCCGCGCTCAATCATCTCTCCTCACCTTTCCAAAGACACGGTTGAATTTCTGCGGGGACACCTCTCCCCTAAAGAGTTGACCATCTTTGAGCTGCTGGGGGACGGATGGACCAAACCCAG AGCCGAGTGGCCCAGAGATCAGTGCGCTCCTCCTTATTACCCAAAGTTTGGTAATGGCTGGGAGCCGCCAGCAGAGTTCTTCAGGACAGCCCCTTGGGAGACAGAGGGACCCACGGGGCCACTGGGACCCCCAACCAGCCCTGATTACAGGAAACACTCAGCAGACGAT TATTATGGAACTCATTCCTCAAGCTCATCAAACGA GTCATACAACGGGAAGACACACAACCGCAGATATGCCAAAATTCGCTACCACTTTGTGGCGCGTAATGCCAACGAGCTGTCAGTACTGCAGGATGAAATCCTTGAG GTGTTAGAGGATGACAAACAGTGGTGGAAACTAAGGAATCGCAGCGGCCAGGCCGGCTATGTCCCATTTAACATCCTGGATGTGGTGAAGATAGAGGAGCCAGAGAGCAACTACAGTCAG CAAGGCTATAGGACGTCACCTCCTGGGACCCTGAGCCCCAGGGAGAGTTTCAACAAGGGGATACATAAAGACAAAA tgatGGATGAGGTGAACAGTGAGTTATTGATGATGATCACTGCTAACAAAACCCAACCAACTGCCAGGAAGTTCCGTGTGGAGCGCCCATCTGGCAGCCAAGTACCGCTCACCTTCGACTCCAACCCAGAGCAGGTGACTGCATGGCTCAGCGCTAAAGGTTTCTCAAAACA AACGGTTGAATGTTTGGGGATCCTGACAGGAGCCCAGCTGTTTTCCCTCAACAAAGATGAACTGAAGGCAGTGTGTGGAGACGAAGGTGGTCGTGTCTACTGTCAAGTCACTGTACAGAAAACACAGCTCGAG aAGACCAATgaaagttcagagctgcaggagatcATGAAACGGAGACAGGAAAGAATCGATTCTGAGAGCAAAGACTGA
- the eps8l2 gene encoding epidermal growth factor receptor kinase substrate 8-like protein 2 isoform X1 has protein sequence MKGAQRNPVSSSCHCSGVARSDSKFSAKALYEQRKKYSNSNFIMHETSQYHVEHLSTFIMDKTESIVTVDDAIKKLALLDSKDKIWTQEMLLQVTDKAVMLLDADTEEELENFPLSTIHLCQTVLNQTRYTSVLLLVCQDKEQHKPDIHFFHCDEVEAEMVHADIDSAIGDNKHGKKMRLQTLKVNQEKMKHHRETILPPSASASKGPPVAPKGRVAATNSHERQPLGQSDTESHEKLAQRIEKDVQILNCALDDIEIFVSRLQKAAEAFSQLNQRNKSKKNKKKGPAEGMLTLRAKPPSEADFIDSLQKLKLALNLLAKLKKHIQNPNASELVHFLFGPLELVLQTCGGPDLPRSIISPHLSKDTVEFLRGHLSPKELTIFELLGDGWTKPRAEWPRDQCAPPYYPKFGNGWEPPAEFFRTAPWETEGPTGPLGPPTSPDYRKHSADDYYGTHSSSSSNESYNGKTHNRRYAKIRYHFVARNANELSVLQDEILEVLEDDKQWWKLRNRSGQAGYVPFNILDVVKIEEPESNYSQQGYRTSPPGTLSPRESFNKGIHKDKMMDEVNSELLMMITANKTQPTARKFRVERPSGSQVPLTFDSNPEQVTAWLSAKGFSKQTVECLGILTGAQLFSLNKDELKAVCGDEGGRVYCQVTVQKTQLEKTNESSELQEIMKRRQERIDSESKD, from the exons ATGAAGGGAGCACAGCGTAACCCTGTATCCTCTTCTTGTCATTGCAGTGGAGTGGCCAGATCGGACAGCAAATTCAGCGCCAAGGCCCTCTATG AGCAGCGGAAGAAATATTCCAACTCAAATTTTATTATGCATGAGACATCGCAGTATCATGTTGAG catcTCTCCACATTCATTATGGACAAGACAGAGTCCATTGTCACAGTAGATGATGCCATTAAGAAACTGGCTCTTCTGGACTCAAAGGACAAAATATGGACACAGGAGATGCTTCTCCAGGTCACGGATAAGGCAGTCATGCTGCTGGATGCAGATACAGAG GAGGAATTGGAGAACTTTCCTCTCTCCACTATCCACTTGTGCCAGACAGTGCTGAATCAGACACGCTACACCTCTGTGCTACTGCTTGTGTGTCAGGACAAGGAGCAGCACAAGCCTGACATTCACTTCTTTCACTGCGATGAGGTGGAG GCTGAGATGGTTCATGCAGATATAGACAGTGCCATTGGGGACAACAAGCATGGGAAGAAAATGAGGCTTCAGACTCTGAA GGTGAACCAGGAGAAAATGAAGCATCACAGAGAAACCATCCTTCCaccctcagcctcagcctccaaAGGCCCCCCAGTTGCTCCAAAGGGACGAGTGGCTGCCACAAACTCACATG aGAGACAACCACTGGGACAAAGTGATACAGAGTCACATGAGAAGTTGGCCCAGCGCATTGAGAAAGATGTG caAATCCTCAACTGTGCCCTGGACGACATAGAAATCTTTGTTTCACGGTTGCAAAAGGCAGCAGAGGCCTTTTCCCAACTCAACCAGCGCAACAAGAGtaagaagaataagaagaaaggACCAGCAG AGGGCATGTTAACGCTACGAGCCAAGCCCCCCTCCGAAGCAGACTTCATTGATAGCCTGCAGAAACTGAAGCTGGCTTTGAACCTCTTG GCCAAACTCAAGAAACATATACAGAATCCAAACGCCTCTGAGCTGGTTCACTTTCTCTTCGGCCCACTGGAACTG GTGCTGCAGACCTGTGGTGGTCCTGACCTGCCGCGCTCAATCATCTCTCCTCACCTTTCCAAAGACACGGTTGAATTTCTGCGGGGACACCTCTCCCCTAAAGAGTTGACCATCTTTGAGCTGCTGGGGGACGGATGGACCAAACCCAG AGCCGAGTGGCCCAGAGATCAGTGCGCTCCTCCTTATTACCCAAAGTTTGGTAATGGCTGGGAGCCGCCAGCAGAGTTCTTCAGGACAGCCCCTTGGGAGACAGAGGGACCCACGGGGCCACTGGGACCCCCAACCAGCCCTGATTACAGGAAACACTCAGCAGACGAT TATTATGGAACTCATTCCTCAAGCTCATCAAACGA GTCATACAACGGGAAGACACACAACCGCAGATATGCCAAAATTCGCTACCACTTTGTGGCGCGTAATGCCAACGAGCTGTCAGTACTGCAGGATGAAATCCTTGAG GTGTTAGAGGATGACAAACAGTGGTGGAAACTAAGGAATCGCAGCGGCCAGGCCGGCTATGTCCCATTTAACATCCTGGATGTGGTGAAGATAGAGGAGCCAGAGAGCAACTACAGTCAG CAAGGCTATAGGACGTCACCTCCTGGGACCCTGAGCCCCAGGGAGAGTTTCAACAAGGGGATACATAAAGACAAAA tgatGGATGAGGTGAACAGTGAGTTATTGATGATGATCACTGCTAACAAAACCCAACCAACTGCCAGGAAGTTCCGTGTGGAGCGCCCATCTGGCAGCCAAGTACCGCTCACCTTCGACTCCAACCCAGAGCAGGTGACTGCATGGCTCAGCGCTAAAGGTTTCTCAAAACA AACGGTTGAATGTTTGGGGATCCTGACAGGAGCCCAGCTGTTTTCCCTCAACAAAGATGAACTGAAGGCAGTGTGTGGAGACGAAGGTGGTCGTGTCTACTGTCAAGTCACTGTACAGAAAACACAGCTCGAG aAGACCAATgaaagttcagagctgcaggagatcATGAAACGGAGACAGGAAAGAATCGATTCTGAGAGCAAAGACTGA